A stretch of the Gracilinanus agilis isolate LMUSP501 chromosome 4, AgileGrace, whole genome shotgun sequence genome encodes the following:
- the LOC123246079 gene encoding uncharacterized protein LOC123246079 → MDLAYEDSGLYEADIRSVFREINTQQFNLSVSGNIVSAVEISFLKGTLGQSILLCTATDYRNETHSINLIYKTQNQLMAKIQPRESEPGWTITTQDRYEERLSAPDMGCVKIENLTSEDSGLYEAEIMLITGKIKIQMFNVTVSELKEMNCPLKNILLWKGPLLRGILSWTPGTLDKLKKAKRSTRSTCPNQTGYCPPSILHVPQSLLEEKSTNTLKPIRTLHP, encoded by the exons ATGGATCTGGCCTATGAAGACAGTGGACTCTATGAAGCTGACATCAGGTCAGTCTTCAGAGAAATAAATACTCAGCAATTCAACTTAAGTGTCTCTG GCAACATTGTCTCTGCAGTGGAGATATCCTTTCTGAAAGGGACCCTGGGACAATCTATCCTGCTCTGTACAGCCACAGATTATAGAAATGAGACTCACTCAATTAATTTGATTTATAAGACTCAGAATCAACTCATGGCCAAGATCCAGCCAAGGGAAAGTGAGCCAGGCTGGACTATTACTACCCAGGACAGATACGAAGAGAGGCTGTCTGCACCTGATATGGGGTGTGTGAAGATTGAGAATCTGACCTCTGAAGACAGCGGACTCTATGAAGCTGAAATCATGTTGATCACAGGAAAGATAAAAATTCAGATGTTCAACGTAACTGTGTCTG AGCTGAAAGAAATGAACTGCCCCTTAAAGAACATTCTCTTGTGGAAAGGCCCTCTCCTTCGTGGGATCCTCTCATGGACACCGGGAACCCTGGACAAACTGAAGAAAGCCAAGAGAAGTACAAGGTCAACATGCCCCAACCAGACTGGCTACTGCCCTCCATCCATTCTTCATGTTCCTCAGTCCCTATTGGAAGAGAAATCGACAAACACACTGAAACCAATCAGGACACTCCATCCATAA